In the Necator americanus strain Aroian chromosome X, whole genome shotgun sequence genome, aatgaaaaacatcTTACCGGTTTTTGCCATAAGGAAATCAGGTCAGCTGAGCGTGTTATTTTATGCATCATTTCTCAGTGCTAATAGTATTTTCCAGACACTTATGTGCTAGGTGGCCTTGCAATGGTGGTCACTGATATTCTGTACGGCGCATTTTATGTGATGCGATCAAATTTTCGAGGACAAGGAATTGGAATGAAGTTAACGTACGAGCTCACAGAGCTAGTGCGTGGTTTTGCAGAAATGAAGCCAGTGCTTGGAAGAGGAGGTAGTggaagggatttttttctcagcaatgATTATTTCCTCAAAACTCATGCTGTTCTTCCTTCACATTCACTTTAAAGGCAAAAACTTCCGTTTTCATTCCACTGTTAGACCTATGCAGGTACATAGCTTACAAGAAACACGGTAAAAACCGACTTCTACCTACAAATCCTCCAATTGACATATTAGAAGCATCCAAAGAAATCCGcccaaaagaagaaaacatggcCGAcggaaaaatatattttctcaatgaacactttttttaggGAAGTCACTTGCAGATCAGCAAAAGATTCCATTGTTCCATCATGCTGTGATGAATGTCCCCATTTTATGAGTCCTCGTTAGACATCTTGTTTTCAACTGATAATTCTGGGAGCTTTTGATGTCCCACACCCTTAGAACTACGACTACTGACAATGAGAACTATGGGAACTTGATACTGATGAGTTGAATGAACTGGTGGAGAGCCTCAGAAATCTCTTCGGACTCTGCCTTTGATTTCCTTCTCTTAATTCCTGAACACTTATGTTAAGAACATTTCAGTAAAAGAGATGATTGAGAAATACAGTGGCGCACCATTCTATTCAATCCATCATTTCGAGATGTATGCTTTTACCCTTCGGAGAGAACAGCTATTGCACTTATTCTCTTGTTCGGTGGTGAATGATCTTGTACCAATATCACTAAAAGTAAGAACTACTAGTATTATAATCAATACAAATATGTGCCGTAAAATTATATAGTTTCTTGAAAACCATAGTCTGCAAAAAAAGCTTCGATTTACATAGTTCACAGACAGCGAAACGATAAGACAGGTTATCATTCTGAtatctttcaaaaagagagaataaagtccccaaagaaaaaaagagaatacgactcgaacattttcttttttctcgttcccTCTAATACAAAGGTTATTtccaataaaataagaatgtcGTAGGagtttttaactttttcacAGTAGAGTATAGAAGCTTTTATAGGTTGTTGTTTTATAGGTTGGTTGTTGtgacattttttgaagtacAAGCAACGGCTGGAAGATGGGTTTAGAGAAAATTAAGCATCGAgaataattgtaaaaatagCATATAGATTCATTATGAACGACAATGCAGAACAATAATTTAGTTTGCGTATATGTGTATCCTAGGATGAAGatgggaagttttttttttgttgcaagaAATTGCAATAGAAACTGAGCGGAGTTATCATCGTTGCATTATGCAACTAAAATGCAACTATTCCAGAATAATCCCCaggtcctctcttcttgaaaccacCACACTGGgaagtgtatttatttttgcttgttatgccaacaaggtttaggtgaaaatttattattgacctgacgtttcgacaaactcgatcaaaggcctgaaaatgttTCGAGGTCTTTGAAGCAATctatatcccatcaaactatTTCTCTCTTCTTGCCAAACCTCGATGTGGTGAACCTTGTTCTAAGtgcaccacgcaagaccttcaaaagaaaaacaaactgagtagtctcaccgactagcgggactggtgaaccaccgcgttcttaaataTTGTCACCAAGATCTACGCACTGCGCaatatccttaagtactgatgTCTgcataacgttaaggaactgcatgtatgacaatcttatagctcacagagtgttacgaacgccaagaagtcattggtaattaaGCACTcgtttttaatatttatggCTGGATTCCTGACAGAAATCCAGAACGTCTCCAATACTTTCCTAGCAGACAGTTCGTTCCCGTGTGCTAATATcgtaaatttttattcaaactctgttccatcttacttttcacttttgtgGCGTCCCAATGGTGTTATCGAACTTCCACTCCTTTTACAGCTAAATGTTTCTTGATACGCAggttcagcatccttccatATTTGGTAGATAACTCCAATGTTCGTCCAATCATCAGCCTTACCGAGTGGACGAACAACGCAACACTCTGACACGCACtgcctatcgtagaatctattgcgaactaactgtcgcttgatgctgtcgttcgaTATGTTCACCAATACAACATCTTCTTGCAGGTGTActcgcaaaagagtccggtGTATAACAACACCTAAAGAGTCAGAGACAAAGGGGATGCACAAATTaattctaccttcacgtgggatcctcaGTCTTGTTTGTATTTCGAGATTGGGTGTTAGATTTTGATCTCGTGTAACCGTTTGAATTAGATATGCTTATGGCTAGTTCCAATGATTCCTTCCGTTCTCTATCCTTtgtgcacattgctgttgctgttttgaccaGATTTCGGGTAATTCCAGAATATAAAATAGGCCACATGTTCTAGTCAGCTGACATTCAACATGGAGGAAGTATATAAAACCGCTGAGAATGGTTGAAAAACAGGAGTTGTGATTGTGCATGGTCCTAACGCCATCATTGTGTCGGTCTAAAACATATCTCAGTTGAACCATCCGGAAAGTAAGATCTGAGTGTTTGTGAGCAACAGATCTAACAATGAATTTGATGATATTACGAATGCAAAGGTTGTTGCGCTCGCAATCTTTGTTTCCACAAAGATAGTTCTTTCTCCTCAGATAATCTTTTCAATGGAATCAAATAGCGACGTCCATGCTTAAAGATTATAGTGATTCCGTAGATGAC is a window encoding:
- a CDS encoding hypothetical protein (NECATOR_CHRX.G25545.T1), with translation MQRVAEEDIHIVRDVTSEMWDQMRELMRTVPWTTQDEAVWQLLPEMKNILPVFAIRKSDTYVLGGLAMVVTDILYGAFYVMRSNFRGQGIGMKLTYELTELVRGFAEMKPVLGRGGKSLADQQKIPLFHHAVMNVPIL